One window from the genome of Leptospira broomii serovar Hurstbridge str. 5399 encodes:
- a CDS encoding ATP-grasp domain-containing protein encodes MTSLREAGISIREMKKKGYFLSVGAGKNQLPLIQACKSLGLDVISVDRNDKAPGFSFSNLRIIESVHEYRRIHRAVSENPLPIPILGVGTRSYGKATYTTAYLAEKLKLRYASTDSVLLFSDKHLLKSIASEKGIRVPRDIPFSELRAKEKSIPYPWIAKPSQGSGKHGIRLLTSDAVVSHFLSAINPPAKKGSAKSKKSTAIKNPPEEKWILEEFIPGLECTVLGLVSSDEFHLVSLTLKETSEFPPFLEAAHRLPFPKSEITGEIIMLCRSIVKATGLKNCPFVAEFKLNADGEPVLIEAAPEVGGEYLADVLVPGYMQYDYFSNFIKLLIGEPFELPPSTLQSSPNKKAQIRFEIPPRGISILKQVPEFRVKSREKVLFERTLHEVGTKLDTSVGNEVRPLVLGIKTDSSQPEEVWNESIKTRFKAEYDVR; translated from the coding sequence TTGACATCCCTTCGCGAGGCGGGGATATCTATCCGGGAAATGAAGAAGAAAGGGTACTTTCTTTCAGTCGGGGCGGGCAAAAACCAGTTACCCTTGATTCAAGCCTGCAAGAGTCTAGGTCTGGATGTGATTTCAGTAGACCGGAACGATAAAGCTCCCGGATTCTCCTTTTCTAATCTTAGAATTATCGAATCGGTTCATGAATATCGTCGAATTCACCGGGCTGTTTCGGAAAATCCTCTCCCGATTCCCATACTAGGTGTAGGCACCCGTTCTTACGGGAAGGCGACTTACACTACGGCCTATCTTGCAGAAAAACTAAAGTTACGGTATGCCAGCACCGATTCTGTTTTACTTTTTTCCGATAAACATCTTTTAAAATCCATTGCAAGTGAAAAAGGAATTCGAGTGCCGAGGGACATTCCTTTTTCCGAATTGCGAGCCAAAGAGAAATCGATCCCCTATCCTTGGATCGCAAAACCGAGTCAAGGCAGCGGAAAACATGGAATCCGTCTTCTAACTTCCGACGCGGTCGTTTCCCACTTTCTTTCGGCGATTAATCCTCCCGCAAAAAAAGGCTCCGCAAAATCGAAAAAAAGCACAGCAATTAAAAATCCGCCGGAAGAAAAATGGATCTTAGAGGAATTCATTCCGGGTTTGGAATGCACGGTATTAGGTCTTGTCTCCTCCGATGAATTTCATTTGGTAAGTCTGACTCTTAAAGAGACGTCCGAATTTCCCCCTTTCTTAGAAGCGGCTCATAGACTTCCCTTTCCTAAATCCGAGATAACGGGGGAAATCATTATGCTCTGTCGCTCCATCGTCAAGGCAACAGGATTGAAAAATTGTCCCTTTGTTGCCGAATTCAAACTAAACGCCGACGGAGAGCCGGTGTTAATCGAAGCCGCACCCGAGGTAGGAGGAGAATATCTAGCCGACGTTCTTGTCCCAGGCTATATGCAATATGATTATTTTTCGAATTTTATAAAATTATTAATTGGTGAACCGTTCGAACTTCCTCCTTCCACGCTACAATCGAGTCCGAACAAAAAAGCGCAGATCCGCTTTGAAATTCCTCCGCGGGGAATTTCGATCTTAAAGCAGGTGCCAGAATTTCGAGTAAAGTCTCGGGAGAAAGTCCTGTTTGAAAGAACTCTCCACGAAGTCGGAACAAAACTAGATACTTCCGTAGGCAACGAAGTCCGCCCTCTAGTTCTCGGAATCAAAACCGATTCCTCTCAACCTGAAGAAGTTTGGAACGAAAGCATTAAGACTAGATTTAAGGCTGAATATGATGTCCGCTGA
- a CDS encoding class I SAM-dependent methyltransferase yields MDLSRSEVIYEECPLDETCCWEYLYTSEYSDFKLPIRICKTCGLQAQFPRPLPEELYNEDYYTGNQGFTYRDERITEKFDRYVWFARLTNIAKFRSEGNFLDIGCSFGGFLNCARERGYVPFGVEISPYSAKQAALRGIKIWQGQFLDADLPEKFFDVITLIEVIEHLENPKAVFDKLAKILKPGGLLLLQTANFEGRQAKEAGPKYHYYLPGHVYYYSESNLRKILAKRGFERQVTYLGVDFPLYAKLLKSRGSFKSWKDYRKWITISFYHFRSKLKRGGLPLTSSMVHYAIKL; encoded by the coding sequence TTGGATCTTTCTCGCTCGGAAGTAATTTACGAAGAATGTCCATTAGACGAAACGTGTTGCTGGGAATACCTTTACACTTCGGAATATTCGGATTTCAAATTACCGATCCGCATTTGTAAAACCTGCGGCTTACAAGCCCAATTCCCCCGCCCTCTCCCGGAAGAACTGTATAATGAGGATTACTATACCGGGAACCAAGGGTTTACGTATAGAGACGAACGTATAACAGAAAAATTCGATCGATATGTTTGGTTCGCTCGACTTACGAATATCGCAAAATTCCGATCGGAAGGAAACTTTCTAGATATAGGATGCTCCTTTGGAGGATTTCTGAATTGTGCGAGAGAAAGGGGCTATGTTCCGTTCGGAGTCGAGATCTCCCCTTATTCCGCAAAACAAGCCGCTCTGCGGGGAATTAAAATTTGGCAGGGGCAGTTTTTAGACGCGGATTTACCCGAAAAATTTTTCGACGTAATCACATTGATCGAAGTAATCGAGCATCTGGAAAATCCGAAAGCTGTCTTCGATAAACTTGCAAAAATTTTAAAGCCCGGAGGATTGCTTCTCCTTCAAACGGCAAATTTCGAGGGTCGGCAAGCCAAGGAAGCAGGACCGAAATATCACTATTACCTCCCCGGTCACGTATATTATTATTCCGAATCTAACCTCCGGAAAATTCTTGCCAAACGAGGATTCGAGCGGCAAGTTACCTACCTCGGCGTGGACTTCCCTCTTTACGCAAAACTTTTAAAATCGAGAGGGAGTTTCAAGTCTTGGAAAGACTATCGGAAATGGATTACGATATCGTTTTACCATTTTCGCAGCAAACTTAAACGAGGCGGGCTGCCACTGACTTCCTCAATGGTGCATTACGCGATAAAATTATGA
- a CDS encoding YhjD/YihY/BrkB family envelope integrity protein codes for MSSHPNHKYSRLFDYIPDSGILRKLNFSARVLASSAYRFVKDDCLMKASGISYTTIVSLIPMFTVALSLLTITSGLENRKEEIFDRINAFFLASNINLDINPYLETIGDLIDAARQIGAIGFVILVFSATAVLRSLENSFNGIWRIDVNRSFLQKFVFYFFILSIGPLLIVIGQGLVEKMTDFFRPPHYLSMDKEPDGKIWIAGESGNLFRLDKNLKNDYVISEADIDLENIRCVDSFGTRLDFCKKTELKQEDFIRVLVREDKVYAISRKGLFLNRPLEGSVWNAIYFENTQFSDFEFVSDGNFYFIFGNGEVLHFFNQGRSYKPIFPNTLKIQANRIYFPEFGEGYLADEDGNVWKSEDGGVTWTANKIAGQGLKDIHRIRQDELIVAGERGSIYKTTDSGQSWKNLSHKRYTFQKVWSVENQESTDIFLLDSLGNILVSIDGGEHWNSFYVPVRGKVFASVLFDRSENGRFRLLNIGEYEKISLSEYREVQYMTTVLRGGDSVFSPYNILRLAFPLTAIWWFFLALFTLIPNTKVPIRASSIGAAFTSLIFLFFLYGFKVYVTSFSETTMIVYKALAAIPIFLIGVYSLSMIVLYGAEITACVQFPERYLVPFQLVEERHTSFSDEFRKLLAILKAAYSIQKQSKLSASTETLAIQSGLNSEEIPRLTKNLSEVGLLSETSEGTWLPVASGLDLTLGDFYRKIPEPLLKEDPSQRIYPDKIREKMEKAELNLQKDLDAVTFRDLIDG; via the coding sequence ATGAGTTCTCACCCAAATCATAAATATAGTAGATTATTCGATTATATACCCGATTCGGGAATATTAAGAAAATTAAATTTCTCCGCCAGAGTATTGGCTTCTTCCGCATATCGCTTCGTCAAAGACGACTGTCTTATGAAAGCTTCCGGAATTTCCTACACTACTATCGTTTCTCTGATCCCGATGTTTACCGTAGCTCTTTCCTTGCTTACTATCACTTCGGGATTAGAAAATCGAAAAGAAGAGATATTTGACCGCATTAACGCGTTTTTTCTCGCTAGTAATATCAATTTAGATATCAATCCATATTTGGAAACGATCGGTGATTTGATAGACGCGGCCAGACAGATCGGCGCGATCGGCTTTGTTATTTTGGTATTCTCCGCGACAGCAGTGCTCCGGTCCCTCGAAAATTCCTTTAACGGAATTTGGCGTATAGACGTTAACCGTTCCTTCTTACAAAAATTCGTCTTTTACTTTTTTATCCTATCGATAGGTCCTCTTTTAATCGTAATCGGCCAAGGATTGGTGGAGAAGATGACTGATTTTTTCCGCCCCCCTCACTATCTCAGTATGGACAAGGAACCGGACGGTAAAATTTGGATCGCGGGAGAAAGCGGAAATCTTTTCCGGCTGGATAAGAATTTAAAGAACGATTATGTTATCTCGGAAGCCGATATCGATTTGGAAAATATTCGTTGTGTCGATTCTTTCGGAACTAGATTAGATTTTTGTAAAAAAACGGAACTGAAACAGGAAGATTTCATCCGGGTGCTCGTCCGCGAGGATAAAGTTTATGCAATATCTCGAAAAGGGCTCTTTTTAAACCGACCCTTGGAAGGTTCCGTATGGAATGCGATTTATTTCGAGAATACCCAATTTTCCGATTTCGAGTTCGTAAGCGACGGGAATTTCTATTTTATATTCGGAAACGGTGAAGTTCTTCATTTTTTCAATCAAGGAAGAAGTTACAAGCCCATCTTCCCCAATACTCTAAAAATCCAAGCGAATCGAATTTACTTTCCCGAGTTTGGAGAAGGATATTTGGCGGACGAGGACGGTAATGTCTGGAAGAGCGAGGACGGAGGAGTCACTTGGACTGCAAATAAAATCGCAGGACAGGGCTTGAAGGACATTCATAGGATTCGCCAGGATGAACTCATTGTAGCCGGAGAAAGAGGATCCATTTACAAGACGACCGATTCGGGTCAAAGTTGGAAAAATCTCAGTCATAAGCGTTATACGTTCCAAAAAGTATGGTCGGTCGAAAACCAAGAATCGACGGACATCTTCCTTCTTGACTCTCTCGGAAATATATTAGTTTCGATAGACGGAGGAGAGCATTGGAATTCCTTCTATGTTCCGGTTCGCGGGAAAGTATTCGCGTCGGTTTTATTCGACAGAAGCGAAAACGGTCGTTTTAGATTATTGAATATAGGAGAATACGAAAAGATCAGTCTTTCCGAGTATAGAGAAGTACAGTATATGACTACGGTTCTCCGCGGCGGAGATTCCGTTTTCTCCCCGTACAATATTCTGCGATTAGCTTTTCCGCTAACAGCAATTTGGTGGTTTTTTCTGGCCCTATTCACTTTAATTCCGAATACGAAAGTTCCTATCAGAGCGTCTTCGATCGGGGCGGCATTTACAAGCTTGATCTTCCTATTCTTTCTCTACGGCTTTAAAGTATATGTTACGTCGTTTTCGGAAACGACGATGATCGTCTACAAGGCCTTGGCGGCGATTCCTATATTTTTGATCGGAGTTTATTCTCTCTCCATGATCGTTCTCTACGGTGCCGAAATAACCGCCTGCGTCCAGTTTCCGGAACGATATTTGGTTCCGTTTCAGTTAGTCGAAGAACGTCACACCTCTTTTAGCGACGAATTTAGAAAATTATTAGCGATATTAAAAGCCGCCTATTCGATTCAAAAGCAAAGTAAACTCTCGGCTTCGACCGAAACTTTGGCGATTCAGTCCGGATTGAATTCCGAAGAGATTCCTAGATTAACGAAAAATTTATCCGAAGTCGGCCTCTTGAGCGAAACATCGGAGGGGACATGGCTACCGGTCGCTTCCGGGCTAGATTTAACTCTCGGCGACTTCTATCGAAAAATTCCCGAGCCGCTCTTAAAAGAGGACCCCTCTCAACGAATCTATCCGGATAAAATACGGGAGAAAATGGAAAAGGCGGAATTAAATCTCCAAAAAGATTTGGATGCAGTTACGTTTAGGGACTTGATAGACGGGTAA
- a CDS encoding membrane protein, translated as MIDKWKNFKSKDNIQKYLNIWTISIFGYFAFIVFFIRLFGNAFIDDTYITLLYARNLSEHFEWGAYHGIPGNSASSPLNVILLAAINRLVENPEIVVLVLAILIQFLFFIVSCKIGEKLSLSKLFPFSISFIFLCNPLIISTMGLESMLLILIFFLTILFYLKDSVYNLGICIGLLYLTRPDAVLLALPFCIMRRGIKGRFLPPIIAFAIVSPWLYFSWKYMGSFFPDTLFIKKIEKSWGDFNFRNGWVLYYAKFPVEFAFSLSPLLLSAPFLFSLKKPFNKTFKIAILIGASGAIHYFAYSKLRVPPYHWYYAPSLFCLITAPTFLFFGNNPSKKIKYVYVLLLFSLQLAGFNWIATRTNDFSEMPIHTNWSSKNNYKKLANEIDRKLTAKTYIRLYCEIGTIAYFSKNGIFLNEFTDRTEFLKLYRFLQLKNETANPIVSLFIRGMFYNIERIQEEYPMLEKYPLIILGNPPEKDKYELIGQTSSRWSSTWGLYLGKNP; from the coding sequence ATGATCGACAAATGGAAAAATTTCAAAAGCAAAGATAATATTCAAAAATATTTAAATATATGGACAATCTCAATATTCGGTTATTTTGCGTTCATTGTTTTTTTTATTCGGTTATTTGGGAATGCATTCATTGATGATACATATATAACGTTGCTATATGCACGAAATCTTTCCGAGCATTTCGAGTGGGGCGCCTATCATGGTATACCCGGTAATTCTGCATCTTCTCCGTTAAACGTAATCCTATTAGCGGCAATAAATCGCCTAGTGGAAAATCCGGAAATCGTAGTTTTAGTGCTCGCGATCTTAATCCAATTCCTATTCTTCATCGTATCCTGCAAAATAGGGGAGAAATTAAGCTTATCCAAACTATTCCCGTTCTCCATCAGTTTTATATTTTTATGTAACCCTTTGATCATCTCCACAATGGGGTTAGAGAGTATGCTTCTGATTCTAATCTTTTTTCTTACGATTCTCTTTTACTTAAAGGATTCCGTTTATAATTTGGGAATTTGTATCGGACTATTATATTTAACCAGGCCGGATGCGGTCTTACTTGCGCTTCCGTTTTGCATTATGCGCCGAGGAATCAAAGGGAGGTTTCTGCCCCCGATCATAGCTTTCGCGATCGTGTCCCCCTGGCTTTATTTCAGTTGGAAGTATATGGGCTCTTTCTTTCCCGATACGCTTTTCATCAAAAAAATAGAAAAATCATGGGGAGACTTCAATTTTAGAAATGGATGGGTGTTATATTATGCAAAATTCCCGGTCGAATTTGCCTTCTCCCTATCCCCCCTGCTTCTCTCAGCGCCGTTTCTGTTTTCCCTAAAAAAACCGTTTAATAAAACTTTTAAAATCGCGATTCTTATCGGTGCTTCCGGTGCCATCCATTACTTTGCGTACTCTAAATTAAGAGTCCCTCCATATCACTGGTATTATGCTCCTTCCCTATTTTGCTTGATTACTGCTCCGACCTTCCTTTTTTTCGGGAACAATCCGAGTAAAAAAATAAAATACGTTTACGTATTGCTTTTATTTTCACTTCAATTGGCCGGATTCAACTGGATTGCAACGAGGACAAATGATTTTTCCGAAATGCCGATCCATACCAATTGGTCCAGCAAAAATAACTATAAGAAGCTCGCAAATGAGATCGATCGGAAACTAACTGCCAAAACCTATATACGTTTATATTGTGAGATAGGAACTATCGCTTACTTTTCCAAGAACGGAATTTTTTTGAACGAGTTCACGGATCGAACGGAATTTTTGAAATTGTACAGATTTCTCCAGCTAAAGAATGAAACTGCGAATCCGATCGTTTCCCTATTCATTCGAGGAATGTTCTATAATATAGAGAGAATTCAGGAAGAATACCCGATGTTGGAAAAATACCCGCTCATAATTTTAGGGAACCCACCCGAAAAGGATAAATATGAATTGATCGGGCAAACCTCTTCGCGCTGGTCTTCCACCTGGGGATTGTATTTAGGAAAGAATCCTTAA
- a CDS encoding transposase has translation MSTRNAYLFPQYNPYKLRNQDALKENVLPVKTEYYHNITEFFLDTFYPKFCPDCKNQLTKKIKTRDYLIRCEECHYMTSRLSYTPLHHFKLPLWVFGYVLEESYLQSPKVLTATAIQKKTGISYKTALLLKRRIQLFASEQKDNVRDLVYSKLQKENQDFSNPENTARLIAEKPVRKSQGPKAKKAVSEKNNTTLTNADTLVLYSASQRANKGRKRHKHGGSTASIYMSDKLGGKQIGTLVHTIATSNGALILDSVPDQKMNTLGPIIKKNIPLKSPIHTDSGYPWLNAQYKNHKMVNHSAHSKDKRYRWARNRWVTKEGVHIQYAEGNHRVIKQAFSSYGYLRPNIHSST, from the coding sequence TTGTCAACAAGAAATGCCTATCTATTTCCCCAATACAATCCATACAAATTAAGAAATCAAGATGCTCTAAAAGAGAACGTTCTTCCGGTTAAAACCGAATACTATCATAATATAACGGAATTCTTTTTAGATACCTTCTATCCTAAGTTCTGCCCGGACTGTAAGAACCAATTAACGAAGAAAATCAAGACGAGAGATTACCTCATTCGTTGCGAAGAATGCCACTACATGACCTCACGGCTTTCCTATACTCCCCTTCACCATTTTAAACTACCTTTATGGGTATTCGGATACGTGTTGGAAGAATCCTATCTACAAAGCCCGAAAGTTCTGACTGCAACCGCTATACAAAAGAAAACGGGGATCTCCTACAAAACCGCACTTCTTCTAAAACGGAGAATCCAACTCTTCGCAAGCGAGCAGAAGGATAACGTCCGGGATCTCGTATATTCTAAGCTTCAAAAGGAAAACCAAGACTTCTCTAACCCGGAAAATACCGCTCGGTTAATAGCCGAAAAACCTGTGCGAAAAAGCCAAGGACCCAAAGCAAAGAAAGCGGTCTCAGAGAAGAATAATACCACTCTAACCAACGCGGATACACTAGTACTATATTCTGCCTCTCAGAGGGCAAATAAGGGCCGTAAAAGGCATAAACACGGGGGTTCTACGGCTTCTATCTATATGAGCGATAAACTGGGCGGAAAGCAAATTGGAACCCTTGTACATACAATTGCGACCAGTAACGGCGCGTTAATATTAGATTCTGTCCCGGATCAGAAGATGAATACACTCGGGCCGATAATAAAGAAAAACATACCTCTAAAATCTCCTATACACACTGATTCAGGGTATCCCTGGTTAAACGCCCAATATAAAAACCATAAGATGGTAAACCACTCAGCTCACTCAAAAGACAAGAGATATCGCTGGGCTAGGAATAGATGGGTAACAAAGGAAGGAGTTCACATACAATACGCGGAGGGAAATCACAGGGTAATCAAGCAAGCATTCTCTTCCTACGGCTATCTTCGCCCGAATATTCACAGCTCTACTTGA
- a CDS encoding flagellar basal body P-ring protein FlgI produces the protein MIRVLFVFLLVTASAQAAEVRLKDFAKIEGIRDNQITGYGIVIGLPGTGDSKTPMTSESMKNYLKNLGVEANLKPDQTKNIASVLITANIPSYARKGDRLDVTVSSIGDAKSLEGGVLLQSPLKTANDKVYAVASGVISFGGKTDNERSSSGRSSKKTVGIVHQGAIVESELKEEFFANQRVVIRLNEADFSMLNNLINKIREAIPEKFGLKADSIQALSPSEIVLEVGAGFSNKSPGLLALLSDLENLTVETSPKAKVVINERSGVIVMGGNIVIDEVAVSRSGLSLSVADKNRRSPRLGRDNQQPPKESFLIEEATQVSDVVDALNKVGASTKDIIAILEALKTAGALHAELEVQ, from the coding sequence ATGATCAGAGTTCTTTTCGTTTTTCTCTTAGTAACGGCCTCGGCTCAAGCTGCGGAAGTGCGACTCAAGGACTTTGCTAAAATCGAAGGAATTCGGGACAATCAAATCACGGGTTACGGAATTGTGATAGGCCTACCGGGAACCGGAGATAGCAAGACTCCGATGACAAGCGAAAGCATGAAGAACTACTTAAAGAATCTTGGCGTCGAGGCGAATCTCAAGCCGGACCAAACTAAAAATATAGCCTCGGTTTTAATTACGGCCAATATTCCATCTTACGCTCGTAAAGGGGATCGATTGGATGTTACCGTTTCTTCGATCGGTGATGCTAAATCGCTGGAAGGCGGAGTCCTTCTACAATCTCCGTTAAAAACAGCCAATGACAAGGTCTACGCCGTGGCAAGCGGAGTGATTTCCTTCGGCGGAAAGACTGATAATGAACGTTCTAGCTCGGGCCGCAGTTCCAAGAAGACCGTGGGCATCGTCCACCAAGGCGCCATCGTAGAATCGGAATTGAAGGAAGAATTTTTCGCGAATCAGAGAGTCGTAATTCGATTAAACGAAGCGGATTTTTCGATGTTGAATAATCTCATCAATAAAATACGTGAAGCGATACCCGAAAAATTCGGCTTAAAAGCGGATTCGATCCAGGCTTTATCTCCGTCGGAAATCGTACTGGAAGTAGGCGCGGGGTTTTCCAATAAATCCCCAGGGCTTTTAGCTCTTCTTTCCGATCTGGAAAATTTGACCGTGGAAACCTCGCCAAAGGCGAAGGTAGTGATCAACGAGCGCTCCGGGGTCATCGTAATGGGCGGAAACATAGTCATAGACGAAGTGGCAGTCTCACGTTCCGGCTTAAGTCTTTCGGTTGCCGATAAAAACCGTCGCAGTCCGCGTCTCGGAAGGGATAATCAGCAGCCTCCCAAGGAATCTTTCTTGATCGAAGAAGCAACCCAAGTCTCGGATGTGGTGGACGCCTTGAATAAGGTTGGCGCATCCACAAAGGACATCATTGCTATTTTAGAAGCGCTGAAAACCGCAGGCGCGTTGCATGCGGAACTCGAGGTTCAGTAG
- a CDS encoding tetratricopeptide repeat protein, whose product MHEIRTFFLKFAIIILVYCNSFSCGGLGETEKEKLYLEAYKYYELNNRAEAERTFRRIYENDPSYQDTTLFIGKIHYFNRDFKAAEKYFTEARELFPENLSPLLWLIKCQFAQQKDKAALKNNIQNYLKRDSENLDVLYIKGRLSEEAGDLPTAILAYTQLKASSTKVALAYIRLSDIYKGDSFKTRREIYRKKIEALSRPDGDF is encoded by the coding sequence ATGCACGAAATAAGAACGTTTTTCCTAAAGTTCGCAATTATAATTCTCGTATATTGTAATTCATTTTCTTGCGGTGGGTTAGGCGAAACGGAAAAGGAGAAACTTTATTTAGAGGCATATAAATATTACGAATTGAATAATAGAGCCGAGGCGGAGAGAACCTTCCGAAGAATTTATGAGAACGATCCTTCGTACCAGGACACAACTCTTTTTATCGGAAAAATTCATTACTTTAACAGGGACTTCAAGGCAGCCGAGAAATACTTTACGGAGGCGCGGGAACTTTTTCCCGAAAATTTAAGCCCTTTGCTTTGGTTGATAAAATGCCAATTCGCTCAGCAAAAGGACAAGGCCGCATTGAAAAATAACATTCAGAATTACTTAAAGCGGGATTCCGAAAACTTGGACGTACTCTACATTAAGGGCAGACTTTCCGAAGAAGCCGGGGATCTTCCGACGGCTATATTAGCCTATACTCAGTTAAAAGCTTCGTCGACAAAGGTGGCGTTGGCATATATTAGACTTTCCGATATTTATAAAGGAGATTCGTTCAAAACGAGGCGGGAGATCTATAGAAAAAAAATCGAGGCTCTCTCGCGTCCCGACGGCGATTTTTGA
- a CDS encoding class I SAM-dependent methyltransferase, giving the protein MMSADHPSKQAWETHYTRSKSKLNYPDENLVRILSRIPTSIASRQALDFGAGSGRHCILLNEYGYEVSAADYSENSISSIRESYPWAKTFLLDRPPYPFKNEQFDLIVSWGVLHYNRPDMAKAMLNDLKRIMKSGAYLAASIRALGDTHLQAKDGRIGTPDLQGGSTWFYSESEIRDLGSGFSSFELGYTERTPLGKLDERICHWIFLARK; this is encoded by the coding sequence ATGATGTCCGCTGATCATCCCTCTAAGCAAGCCTGGGAAACTCATTATACTCGATCCAAATCTAAGTTAAATTATCCGGACGAGAATCTAGTTCGAATTCTTTCTAGGATTCCGACCTCGATAGCATCTCGTCAAGCTCTCGACTTCGGTGCCGGATCCGGACGGCATTGTATTTTATTAAACGAATACGGATACGAAGTCAGTGCGGCGGATTATAGTGAAAATTCCATTTCGTCGATACGAGAATCCTACCCCTGGGCAAAAACGTTTCTCTTGGACCGTCCACCGTACCCCTTTAAAAACGAGCAATTTGATCTAATCGTAAGTTGGGGCGTACTGCATTATAACCGCCCTGATATGGCTAAAGCAATGTTAAACGACCTAAAGAGAATTATGAAATCCGGGGCTTATCTTGCGGCGTCTATTAGAGCTTTAGGAGACACTCACTTGCAAGCTAAGGACGGAAGAATAGGAACTCCCGATTTACAGGGAGGGTCCACCTGGTTCTATTCCGAGTCTGAAATTAGGGATTTAGGATCGGGTTTTTCTTCTTTCGAACTCGGTTATACTGAACGGACTCCATTAGGAAAACTGGATGAGAGGATTTGCCATTGGATCTTTCTCGCTCGGAAGTAA
- a CDS encoding flagellar hook-basal body protein, whose protein sequence is MLRGLYTGSNGMTIQQTRMDVISNNLANVDKTAYKRDTTVFKTFPELLLHRYNEDGVGKVPMGSFDTAPVIGKLGLGGEVNEVYTRFEQGAVKKTDNPFDMMLQDRPGSEHPAFFSVLTNRGERLSRSGAFVLDTNGYLVTPQGFPLMGENGPIKVARGNFLIRENGEVWINGEIGNDPRNSTSIDKNRFETPVLLDRIKIRTVENPRHLDKEGDSFYADTPESGEPQPFALNEEPNLLQGFLEASNVSVVTEMVEMIEVNRSYEANQKTVQTQDQMLGRLLNDVLR, encoded by the coding sequence ATGCTAAGAGGACTTTATACGGGATCGAATGGAATGACGATCCAACAAACTCGCATGGACGTTATTTCAAATAACTTGGCGAACGTGGATAAAACGGCATATAAAAGAGACACCACTGTATTTAAAACCTTTCCCGAGTTATTATTGCATAGATACAATGAAGACGGAGTCGGAAAAGTTCCGATGGGATCTTTTGATACGGCTCCGGTTATCGGCAAGCTGGGATTAGGCGGGGAAGTAAACGAAGTTTATACTCGTTTCGAGCAGGGCGCCGTAAAAAAGACGGATAATCCTTTCGATATGATGCTTCAGGATCGACCGGGATCGGAGCACCCTGCGTTTTTTAGCGTATTGACCAATCGAGGAGAAAGACTTTCGCGATCCGGAGCCTTCGTTTTGGATACGAACGGGTATTTGGTTACGCCTCAAGGATTTCCACTAATGGGAGAAAACGGTCCGATCAAAGTGGCAAGAGGCAATTTTCTAATTCGAGAAAACGGAGAAGTTTGGATCAACGGAGAAATCGGAAACGATCCTAGGAATTCCACATCTATCGACAAGAATCGGTTCGAAACTCCCGTGCTACTCGACCGTATCAAAATTCGCACAGTTGAAAATCCGAGACACCTTGATAAGGAAGGTGATTCATTCTATGCGGATACGCCGGAATCTGGAGAGCCGCAACCTTTCGCTTTGAACGAAGAACCGAATCTATTACAGGGTTTTTTAGAAGCGTCTAACGTAAGCGTGGTAACCGAAATGGTGGAAATGATCGAAGTCAATCGCTCCTATGAAGCGAATCAGAAGACCGTACAAACTCAGGATCAAATGTTAGGTCGTTTATTAAACGACGTATTGAGATAG
- a CDS encoding rod-binding protein: MIDQINNYSNRLNLTERPEVQRLLREEKELRKGQTFPELLREEFNDKLSGKVSSSEVRMPHNIKEEVTADPYRKRLYDASVEFESIFVKMVLKEMKATIHKSGLIDGGYAEEIFEDMLYDEYSKNLSANSSLGLAEQIYQSLSSNLPPIKKLDSKI; encoded by the coding sequence ATGATAGATCAAATTAATAATTATTCCAATCGTTTAAACTTAACGGAGCGGCCGGAAGTACAGCGACTTCTTCGGGAAGAAAAGGAACTTCGCAAAGGGCAAACGTTTCCCGAACTACTACGCGAGGAATTCAACGATAAACTTTCCGGAAAAGTCTCCTCTTCGGAAGTTCGTATGCCTCATAATATTAAGGAAGAGGTTACTGCCGATCCTTATCGCAAAAGATTATACGACGCTTCGGTCGAATTCGAATCGATTTTTGTGAAGATGGTACTTAAAGAAATGAAAGCGACCATACATAAATCCGGATTGATAGACGGCGGATACGCTGAAGAGATTTTCGAAGATATGCTTTACGACGAATACTCTAAGAATCTCTCCGCCAACTCGTCTCTCGGACTTGCGGAGCAGATTTACCAATCTTTGTCTTCGAATCTTCCTCCGATCAAGAAGCTAGACTCGAAGATCTGA